Proteins from one Fragaria vesca subsp. vesca linkage group LG6, FraVesHawaii_1.0, whole genome shotgun sequence genomic window:
- the LOC101291658 gene encoding aspartic proteinase CDR1-like, protein MAAMDTILCHALFGVAFVITLFIYLGSTSATEASNGGFSVKLVHRNSPKSPFYNPSKASTSKPQSPVQANNGQYLMKLSLGNPQFDLYGIADTGSDLLWAQCVPCEGCYKQIKPKFDPNKSSTYSDLPCDAPECSLVPNSCSTQNVCNYDYEYGDGSVVRGVLAKETIFLESTSGNGTVALKGITFGCGHNDTGVFNQDDMGLIGLGGGPISFISQMAPLVGGKKFSYCLVPFHTDPSIESKMSFGKGSEVLGEGVVTVPLVPKDDTFYSVTVEGFSVGDKFVPFDSSGKVEKGNIFLDSGTPPTYIPTDLYERLVAELGKQIPMAPIKDDPDLGNQLCYKTKTNLKGPILTVHFEGGTNVKLTSTQTFIPPKDEVFCFAMIGDDSGVNIYGNFAQTNFLIGMDLEKRVVSFKSTDCVKD, encoded by the coding sequence ATGGCAGCCATGGATACTATCCTTTGTCATGCACTCTTTGGTGTAGCATTTGTGATTACTCTTTTCATATATCTTGGATCAACCTCTGCTACAGAAGCAAGCAATGGTGGGTTTAGTGTCAAACTTGTCCACCGAAATTCCCCAAAATCGCCGTTCTACAATCCTAGCAAAGCTTCTACGAGCAAGCCACAGTCACCAGTACAAGCCAACAACGGCCAGTATCTTATGAAGCTCTCACTCGGAAATCCTCAATTTGATCTTTACGGCATTGCTGATACAGGCAGTGACTTATTGTGGGCACAATGTGTACCATGTGAGGGCTGCTATAAGCAAATCAAACCCAAATTTGATCCGAATAAGTCATCAACATATAGCGACCTACCTTGTGATGCACCAGAATGTAGTTTGGTTCCTAATTCTTGTTCAACACAAAATGTTTGCAATTACGATTACGAATACGGAGACGGTTCGGTGGTCAGGGGGGTATTGGCTAAAGAGACCATTTTCCTAGAATCCACGTCTGGGAATGGTACTGTTGCCCTAAAAGGTATTACCTTTGGTTGTGGACATAACGATACAGGGGTTTTTAACCAAGATGATATGGGTCTAATTGGCCTTGGAGGAGGGCCTATATCTTTCATTTCTCAAATGGCTCCCTTGGTTGGAGGCAAGAAGTTCTCATACTGTTTGGTTCCATTTCATACTGACCCTAGTATCGAAAGCAAGATGAGCTTCGGAAAGGGCAGTGAAGTGTTGGGTGAAGGTGTGGTTACAGTGCCGTTGGTGCCGAAAGACGACACCTTTTATTCTGTGACGGTGGAAGGATTTAGCGTCGGAGACAAGTTTGTGCCTTTTGATTCATCAGGGAAAGTTGAGAAGGGCAACATATTCCTCGACTCCGGGACACCACCTACTTATATACCAACAGATTTATATGAAAGGTTGGTAGCCGAGCTGGGGAAACAGATTCCGATGGCACCGATTAAAGATGACCCAGATTTGGGGAATCAGCTGTGCTACAAAACCAAGACGAATCTCAAGGGACCAATATTGACGGTGCATTTTGAAGGGGGTACTAATGTGAAGTTGACATCAACACAAACCTTTATTCCACCAAAAGATGAGGTTTTCTGCTTTGCAATGATAGGCGATGACAGTGGTGTTAACATTTATGGAAACTTTGCTCAGACAAATTTCTTGATTGGAATGGACCTTGAAAAAAGGGTGGTCTCTTTCAAGTCAACTGATTGCGTCAAAGATTAA